Proteins encoded together in one Campylobacter concisus window:
- the lolA gene encoding LolA-like outer membrane lipoprotein chaperone, giving the protein MRKFLVASLVAVCSFGAGLNFKSLQSDFTQTVFSEGKSVNYKGRFYAKSDNTALWIYESPTPKRIYFDKDKVVVIEDELEQAIISRLDDTPNLTQVLAHAEQIQPTLYKAIYDGVEYFITIKNTLPTTIDYKDKLSNKIKITLSNPVKDALIPKETLTPVIPQGYDIVNQ; this is encoded by the coding sequence ATGAGAAAATTTTTAGTTGCATCTCTTGTTGCAGTTTGCTCATTTGGCGCTGGCTTAAATTTTAAAAGCCTGCAAAGTGACTTTACTCAAACTGTCTTTAGCGAGGGCAAGAGTGTAAATTATAAAGGGAGATTTTACGCTAAAAGCGACAACACTGCGCTTTGGATATATGAAAGTCCAACACCAAAGAGAATTTACTTTGACAAAGACAAGGTAGTCGTGATCGAGGATGAGCTTGAGCAAGCCATCATCTCAAGGCTAGATGATACGCCAAATTTGACGCAGGTCTTAGCTCACGCAGAGCAAATTCAGCCGACACTTTATAAGGCGATATATGACGGGGTTGAGTACTTTATAACGATCAAAAACACGCTTCCAACGACGATTGACTATAAAGACAAGCTCTCAAATAAGATAAAAATCACTCTAAGCAACCCTGTAAAAGACGCGCTCATCCCAAAAGAGACGCTAACTCCAGTCATCCCACAAGGTTACGACATCGTAAATCAATAA